CCTGCTTGTGTGTCGTCGGTGATGAATGATCTCCGGATTCTTAGTCTGGAAATTCAGCGAATGCCTAAGAATCCGATGCATGAATTCGGGCATTTAAATGAGTATCCGTACCGGTCTGTCTGCACAATCTCCACTCACGACATGTCTACGTTGCGTGGCTGGTGGGAAGAAGATTACCAACAGACACAGCGTTACTATAATGCAACGTTGGGACATTACGGAGTTGCACCGACAACTGCCACCCCGGAGTTGTGCGAGGAAATCGTACGCAACCATCTCAACAGTAATTCCATTCTCTGTATCTTGTCTTTCCAGGATTGGTTATCGATAGACGAGAAATGGAGAAACCCGAATGTGGCGGAAGAACGGATTAATGTTCCGTCCAATCCGCGAAACTACTGGAGATACCGGATGCATCTCACGCTGGAACAGCTGATGAAAGCCCAAACACTTAATAATAAGATTGGCGAACTGATTAAATACACAGGAAGAGATCCGAATAAATAGCATAAAAGTATCTTTGCGCCGAAAAAGAGAAATTAAAAGAGATAATGGAAGGCAACCGGAGCAGACGGAATGTTTCAAAAAAGACCGTTAAAAGTCAAACAAGATCACACTAAAAAGACAGTATATGAAAATAAACAGTAGCTATATCTTTTTGAAGGAAATTCGTTGTTACGCCTATCATGGAGTTGCACCGCAAGAAAATCTGATTGGGAATGAATATCTCATTGACCTGAAGCTGCAAGTAGATATCAGCAAAGCCGCCCGGACAGATGAAGTTACCGACACCGTCAACTATGCTGAAGTACATCAGGTGATAAAGAATGAAATGGCTATTCCGTCAAAGTTACTGGAGCATGTCAGCGGACGGATTATAGAAAAGCTTTTCGAACAATTCCCTTGCATTGAGAGAATAGAACTCCGGCTTTCCAAACGGAATCCGCCAATGGGAGCAGATATAGAATCAGCAGGCATTGAACTGCAATGCAGCAGAGATGAATGATATATTGCTCTATAGTTCTCCTCCTTCACATCCTTCACGGATGGTAATCATCTGTTTGACAGGTGTTTTCTGTGAACAAATAAAGAAAAGTCTTTTCTTCACGCCCTTCACACCTTCACAATCCCCACAGTTTGCACTTTCACAGCCCGTAACCTTCGCATCGGGATTGTCAATCTTAGCAAATAGAACAGCTTGCGTCCAAGAAGCCGACTGAAGTTGTCCACCTAGCCGACTGAAGTTGTCTAATCAGACGACTATAGTCAGCCAGGTAGACAACTATAGTCGGCGATTAATAAATAGAAATAAAGTATACGATAAGACGGCAGTTTATCAGTAATAAGAAGGCTGATTCTTAATATTGTCAATGAATAAAATATAATCATAACCGTGCAGGAATGAATCTATTTTGTTAAGGATGTGATTGCCCTGAATCAAATCCCCCAATTTTCAGAATGAGCCCTTATTTTCAAGTTTAGCATAAGCAGAGTATAGCTACCTTAATAAACAACGCAGATAATACGACTTTAATCTGTATTATCTGCGTTATCTTATTTTAAACAGGTGATCTGTTTCTATTATTTACACCTCGAATCCGCTTATTATCTCTTCTTTTTTCTTCGATTTACTGATTCGACCGCTTCCGTCACCACAGGTTTATTCTGGAAACGTTTTGTATAGCTGGAATAGTCCGGATGAATACGTTCGTAATCAGGATTCATAAATAACGGACTGGAAATAATATGATCCGCCGTAGAACGGTTACAACAGAAAACTATATTTTCTACACCCGCCAAACGGGTTAATGCCTTCACATCTGTATCATGCGGTTGCAGTGTCATGGGGTCCGTGAAGAAAAAGAGATAATCAATCTGCCCATCCACAATACGTGAACCCATCTGTTGGTCACCACCTAACGGACCTGATTTTAAAATCGTAAAATCCCACTCTTCATCAGGATGTTTCTCCTTCAATGCTTCCAATATCAAAGTACCTGTAGTACCTGTACAATAGAATTTATTACCCATCAACAGTTCCGAGTTCCACAGTACCCATTCGATGAGGTCTTTTTTCATTGCATCATGCGCTACCAGCCCGATGCCTCTTCTAACCTTTGATTCCATTTGTTATCCTTATTAAATCCGACAATTGAGAGAAGCGTTTGCATCCTCTCACATAAAACTGCCACAAGATACTACTTTTTGTCCGTTCAGGTATCGGATTCAAAGTTTTTTTTCTCATATCCTCTTCACGAGATAAAGAAAATGACGGACATAATCGTTTATACTCTTTCCGCGCACGCATCACAGCCCTAGCATTATCCCAGTGCCCTTGCAACAAGAAATTGAACGCTGCCAGATAATCGAGACAGGTCCGGATACGCATCACTTTATTCAACTCCTCCTGTGGAAGATTCTTATAGAGCATGACAAGATTATTACGGAAATTAAGAAAGGTTTTATGAGGATTCTCTTTTTTAAGAGTCCCCCCCCCCACATGATAGACAACGCTTTGAGGTACACAGACAATCTCACGATTCCGCGAACGGAGTCGCCAGCACAAATCTATTTCTTCCATGTGAGCAAAGAAACGTCCATCCAGTCCTCCTACATTCATATAATCAGCTCGCCGGATAAACAACGCTGCCCCCGTGGCCCAGAAAACAGGAATTACTGTATCATACTGACCTTCGTCTTTCTCCACAACTCCCATAATACGCCCCCTACAAAAAGGATAACCGTATTTATCAATAAAGCCACCGGCTGCCCCGGCATATTCGAAATATTCTTTTTGCCGCTGGCTTCGTATCTTGGGCTGACAAGCAGCTACCTCCGGATGCTTATCAAGATAAGCAAGCATTGGTTCCAGCCAATGCTCCGTCACCTCGACATCCGAATTCAAAAGAACCACATATTCTGCGTCGACCTGCTGCAATGCTAAATTATATCCATCGGCAAAGCCATAATTCTGATCGAGTACAATCGTCCTGACAGAAGGAAATTCCTGTTGAAGCAAAGTAACGGAAGCGTCCGTAGAACCATTGTCAGCCACACAGACTTCGATCCCCTCCCCTTCCGAATACCGGACGACGGACGGAAGAAAAGTACGGAGCATATCACATCCGTTCCAATTTAAAATTACAACTGAAACTTTCATGATTATTATTTTTTCTTGTTCAGCTCTTTCTCTTCCAATCGGTCAGCTTCTTCACGAGTCATTTTCCAGCGTTTATGAGACCACAACCAATATGCCGGTTCTTTACGAATCGTCTGTTCTAACCGATGAGCAAACATTTCTGTGATTTCTCCTTCTTTTGTTTCTTTCGGTGTTTCCGTCATTAACTTGAACTCCGCTTCACAGTATCCTCTGCGCTTCTTACTAAGCTCGCAATAGAAAACAGGAAAATTCATCATTTTGGCAATTCGCTCCGCACCATTCAGAAAACCGGTTTCCTGTCCTAAAAAGGTAGTCCAATATTTATCATATCCACTAGGCCATTGATCAGTAATCAAACCGACTACCATCTTTTTTCCATCATGTTTGAGCTTAATAATTTCACGGGCTGTAGAATGTTTCGGAATATTATACCCCCCGAAACGAGAACGAATACGTTTAAACAACTCATCCAAATATTTATCCCTCAACGGTTTATAAACCTGTACGGGAACATCTCCCGGTTTCATGATTGCTCCCATACCTATCAACCATTCATAATTGGCATAATGAGGAATCATTACTATAATACCTCCATACTTTTCAGTCAGTTCAAGATATTGTTCCGTATTCTTATAAGTCATTCTCTCACAAAGTTCTTCGGCAGACATATGCAACAATTTCAAATCTTCAAGCATATAATCCGACAAATAGCGATAAAACTTGCGTTCTATCTGCAATCTCTCCGCATCAGTTTTTTCCGGGAAGGATCTCAATAGATTTCTCCGAACTACTTTCCGTCGATATTTTCCAACACGATACATCAGCAGATAATTAAAATCTGAAAGCATATATAAAACCCGGAACGGAAGAGCCGAAAACAGCCACATTCCACTGTATATCAACCAATAGATAAGTTTTGATCTCATAATTTATACCAAAATTGTACCTTTAAGTGCTGTCATCTCCTCATTAAACTCTCCCAGACGTACATGAACCACCTGATTATCCAGCGAGTCATCACTTTCCACCTCTACACGAATATAATTCTCCGTAAATCCATGCATCGGAACACCAGCTTTCGATTTTTCCATCAATACCGGCATTGTCTGCCCGATATGACGTGCATAAAAAGCCTGTGTCTTTTGGTCCGATAGCGCCAACAGACGCTGACTACGCTGATGCTTCTCTTCCGGAGAAACCACATATTCTATTTTTAAGGCTTGCGTTCCGGGACGCTCGGAATAGCTAAACACATGCAATTGCGTCACATCCAATCCGTCAATAAACTGATAAGCCTGTTCAAAGTATTCGGGTGTTTCTCCACGGGTACCCACAATCACATCCACTCCGATAAAAGCATCCGGCATCACCTCTTTTATCTTCTTCACTTTCGAAGCAAAAAGAGCAGTGTCGTAACGACGGCGCATTAACTGCAAAACTTCATCGCAACCGGATTGCAAAGGGATATGAAAATGAGGCATAAAACTGCGGGAGTGAGACACAAACTCGATAGTCTCATCAGTCAACAGATTGGGTTCTATGGAAGAAATACGATAACGTTCGATTCCATCTACCTGATCCAGCGCCTTTACCAGATCAAAGAAACTCTCTCCTGTTGTTTTACCAAAATCTCCGATATTCACTCCGGTCAGAACGATTTCTTTTCCACCTTCAGCAGCTGCCTGCCGCGCCTGCTCAACCATGGAAGCAATAGTCCCGTTACGACTTCGCCCGCGGGCAAAAGGAATCGTGCAATATGAACAGAAGTAATCGCATCCATCCTGCACCTTTAAGAAGAAACGGGTACGGTCTCCCCTTGAACACGAGGGAGAAAACGAACGGATATCTTTGGTTGGAGTAGTGATAGCCTCTCCTTTTTCATGCTTTTGGAGGTCGCCCAGATATTGAAGTAACTCTCCCTTCTGTTCCGCTCCCAACACTACATCTACTCCATCTATCTTTGCCACATCGCCGGGCTTCAATTGCGCATAACATCCGGTCACTACCACAAAAGCACCGGGATGCTGCTTTACCAGGCGATGGATGGCTTGCCGGCATTTTTTATCCGCCATCTCCGTCACCGAACAGGTATTTACCACACAGATATCTGCTTTCTCCCCTTTGCGCACAGTCCGGACGCCTGCCTCACGCAGAATTTTACCGATAGTTGAAGTCTCTGAAAAATTTAATTTGCAGCCCAAAGTATAATAAACGGCTGTCTTATTTTGAAATACAGTGGTATCTATCATAAGCTGTTATAAACACATTAGCGATGCAAAGTTACACATTATTATCAGTAAAACACTTTAGGATACGAAAGTTTATTCCTATTTTTGCACAGTTCACTAAAAAACGTGCAATGATTAAAGAGAATTTCATTAAACTATACGAAAATAGTTTTCGTGAGAATTGGGATCTGCCTTGTTATACTGATTATGGAGAAGAGACCCAATACACATACGGTGAGGTGGCTGAAAAAATCGCCCGTTTACATCTGTTATTCAAACATTGTAGCCTTCGCAGAGGAGATAAGATTTCAGTTATCGGCAAAAATAATGCTCATTGGTGCATCGCCTATATGGCAACGATCACATACGGAGCAATCATTGTCCCTATCCTTCAAGATTTTACGCCTAATGACGTTCATCATATCGTCAATCATTCCGAATCTGTATTCCTATTCACCAGCGACAGCATTTGGGAGAATCTGGAAGAGGAAAAATTAACGGGACTACGGGGAGTATTCTCATTGATGGATTTCCGGTGTCTTTATCAACGCGACGGAGAAACGATACAAAAGTTTCTGAAAAATACCGATAAAGAGATGCATTCTCTCTATCCGCAAGGATTTACCCGTGAAGATGTTCAGTACACCACTTTATCCAATGACAAAGTGATGCTGTTAAATTACACTTCCGGAACCACCGGTTTCAGTAAGGGTGTGATGCTGACAGGAAATAATCTTGCCGGTAATGTCACTTTCGGTATTCGTACCGAACTCCTTAAAAAAGGGGATAAAGTGCTTTCTTTCCTTCCCCTCGCCCACGCATACGGTTGCGCATTCGACTTTCTGACAGCAACCGCTGTCGGCACCCATGTCACTTTGCTTGGAAAAACGCCTTCTCCCAAAATTATAATGAAGGCTTTTGAGGAAGTGAAACCTAACCTTATTATTACTGTCCCGCTAGTGATTGAAAAGATATATAAGAATATTATCCATCCACTCATTAATAAAAAAGGTATGAAGTGGGCACTCAATATCCCTCTGCTCGACACCCAAATCTACAATCAGATACGTAAAAGACTGATTGATGCATTGGGAGGACGGTTTAAAGAAATCATTATCGGTGGCGCCGCTATGGATAAAGAAGTAGAAGAATTCTTCTACAAAATCAAATTTCCTTTTACCATCGGTTATGGAATGACAGAATGTGGTCCGCTTATCAGCTACGCTCCTTGGGATGAATTTGTACTAGGTTCTTCCGGAAAGATTTTGGATATAATGGAAGCGCGTATCTATAAAGAAACCCCGGAAGCAGAAACCGGAGAAATCCAGGTTCGGGGAGAAAATGTGATGGTTGGCTACTACAAGAACCAGGAAGCAACGCAGGAAGTATTCACGCAGGACGGCTGGTTACGTACGGGTGACCTTGGTTCTATGGACAGCAACGGAAATATTTTCATCCGGGGACGACTCAAGACTATGATCTTAAGTTCCAGCGGACAGAACATCTTCCCCGAAGAGTTGGAAACTAAACTGAATAACCTGCCTTTCATTCTTGAAAGTCTTGTTATCGAACGCAATAAAAAATTAGTGGCACTTGTTTATGCCGATTACGAAGCGTTGGATTCTCTCGGATTAAACAATCCGGATAACCTGAAAACAATCATGGATGAAAATCTTAAGAATCTGAACAGCAACGTAGCCGCTTATGAGAAAATCAGCAAGATCCAACTCTATCCTACGGAATTTGAAAAAACGCCCAAAAGAAGCATAAAAAGATACTTATATAACAGTATTGCTGTCGATTAGCATGTTCTAAAACATATAAAAAGGGGAGAAAAGGAGCTAGTTACCAAAAAAATTATAAAAAAAGTTGGCATTTCGAGAACAACATATTGAAAAAGTGCATACCTTTGCATCGTTTTAATAAAGCAATTGATTGTATTACGTTTTTAAAAAGCAAAGAAAATGAAAAAATTAGTTTTGATGGCCGTAGCTATCGTAGCAGTATCATTCGCATCATGTGGTAACAAAGCAGCTGACGCAGCAAAAGCAACTCAGGATTCTATCCGTATCGCTGACTCAATCGCAGCAGTAGAAGCAGCAGCTCTTGAAGCTGAACAAGCAGCAGCCGCAGCAGCAGCAGATTCTTTGAATGCTGATAGCACTGCAACTGAAACTGTAGCTGAATAATTCAGAAACAGCTTAGAGAGAATTGAAAGTCTGCCATGCGAAAGCATGCACAGACTTTTTTTTATGCCTTTATATTAGTAAGCTACACGTTATTTAGCGTATGAGCTTTTCACAAAAGGAGCGTTCAACAAATAATCCAGACTTACTTCTACACTTTCCTCTACCGGAATGCTATACCTTTCGATTTCAGCAACAAGATAATTAACACCTGCAGTTTTTGCATTCTTAAAGATAGCATCAAAACCTACCATTCCACTTTGTCCAATCTCTCTGTGATCTTTCAAATGAAATACTTTGAAACGACCGGGATATTTATTAAAATAATCGACAGGACTGTTTTGTCCGCGAACTACCCAATAAAGGTCCATCTGGAAGAAAACATATTCCGGATTCGTATTTTCCAACATATAATCATACATCACTTTATCTTCTACTTTCTGAA
The Bacteroides caecimuris DNA segment above includes these coding regions:
- a CDS encoding lysophospholipid acyltransferase family protein, with translation MRSKLIYWLIYSGMWLFSALPFRVLYMLSDFNYLLMYRVGKYRRKVVRRNLLRSFPEKTDAERLQIERKFYRYLSDYMLEDLKLLHMSAEELCERMTYKNTEQYLELTEKYGGIIVMIPHYANYEWLIGMGAIMKPGDVPVQVYKPLRDKYLDELFKRIRSRFGGYNIPKHSTAREIIKLKHDGKKMVVGLITDQWPSGYDKYWTTFLGQETGFLNGAERIAKMMNFPVFYCELSKKRRGYCEAEFKLMTETPKETKEGEITEMFAHRLEQTIRKEPAYWLWSHKRWKMTREEADRLEEKELNKKK
- a CDS encoding long-chain fatty acid--CoA ligase, which translates into the protein MIKENFIKLYENSFRENWDLPCYTDYGEETQYTYGEVAEKIARLHLLFKHCSLRRGDKISVIGKNNAHWCIAYMATITYGAIIVPILQDFTPNDVHHIVNHSESVFLFTSDSIWENLEEEKLTGLRGVFSLMDFRCLYQRDGETIQKFLKNTDKEMHSLYPQGFTREDVQYTTLSNDKVMLLNYTSGTTGFSKGVMLTGNNLAGNVTFGIRTELLKKGDKVLSFLPLAHAYGCAFDFLTATAVGTHVTLLGKTPSPKIIMKAFEEVKPNLIITVPLVIEKIYKNIIHPLINKKGMKWALNIPLLDTQIYNQIRKRLIDALGGRFKEIIIGGAAMDKEVEEFFYKIKFPFTIGYGMTECGPLISYAPWDEFVLGSSGKILDIMEARIYKETPEAETGEIQVRGENVMVGYYKNQEATQEVFTQDGWLRTGDLGSMDSNGNIFIRGRLKTMILSSSGQNIFPEELETKLNNLPFILESLVIERNKKLVALVYADYEALDSLGLNNPDNLKTIMDENLKNLNSNVAAYEKISKIQLYPTEFEKTPKRSIKRYLYNSIAVD
- the folB gene encoding dihydroneopterin aldolase; this translates as MKINSSYIFLKEIRCYAYHGVAPQENLIGNEYLIDLKLQVDISKAARTDEVTDTVNYAEVHQVIKNEMAIPSKLLEHVSGRIIEKLFEQFPCIERIELRLSKRNPPMGADIESAGIELQCSRDE
- a CDS encoding methylglyoxal synthase is translated as MESKVRRGIGLVAHDAMKKDLIEWVLWNSELLMGNKFYCTGTTGTLILEALKEKHPDEEWDFTILKSGPLGGDQQMGSRIVDGQIDYLFFFTDPMTLQPHDTDVKALTRLAGVENIVFCCNRSTADHIISSPLFMNPDYERIHPDYSSYTKRFQNKPVVTEAVESVNRRKKKR
- a CDS encoding glycosyltransferase family 2 protein: MKVSVVILNWNGCDMLRTFLPSVVRYSEGEGIEVCVADNGSTDASVTLLQQEFPSVRTIVLDQNYGFADGYNLALQQVDAEYVVLLNSDVEVTEHWLEPMLAYLDKHPEVAACQPKIRSQRQKEYFEYAGAAGGFIDKYGYPFCRGRIMGVVEKDEGQYDTVIPVFWATGAALFIRRADYMNVGGLDGRFFAHMEEIDLCWRLRSRNREIVCVPQSVVYHVGGGTLKKENPHKTFLNFRNNLVMLYKNLPQEELNKVMRIRTCLDYLAAFNFLLQGHWDNARAVMRARKEYKRLCPSFSLSREEDMRKKTLNPIPERTKSSILWQFYVRGCKRFSQLSDLIRITNGIKG
- the mtaB gene encoding tRNA (N(6)-L-threonylcarbamoyladenosine(37)-C(2))-methylthiotransferase MtaB, whose protein sequence is MIDTTVFQNKTAVYYTLGCKLNFSETSTIGKILREAGVRTVRKGEKADICVVNTCSVTEMADKKCRQAIHRLVKQHPGAFVVVTGCYAQLKPGDVAKIDGVDVVLGAEQKGELLQYLGDLQKHEKGEAITTPTKDIRSFSPSCSRGDRTRFFLKVQDGCDYFCSYCTIPFARGRSRNGTIASMVEQARQAAAEGGKEIVLTGVNIGDFGKTTGESFFDLVKALDQVDGIERYRISSIEPNLLTDETIEFVSHSRSFMPHFHIPLQSGCDEVLQLMRRRYDTALFASKVKKIKEVMPDAFIGVDVIVGTRGETPEYFEQAYQFIDGLDVTQLHVFSYSERPGTQALKIEYVVSPEEKHQRSQRLLALSDQKTQAFYARHIGQTMPVLMEKSKAGVPMHGFTENYIRVEVESDDSLDNQVVHVRLGEFNEEMTALKGTILV